The proteins below are encoded in one region of Tursiops truncatus isolate mTurTru1 chromosome 12, mTurTru1.mat.Y, whole genome shotgun sequence:
- the ZBTB2 gene encoding zinc finger and BTB domain-containing protein 2 isoform X1 codes for MDLANHGLILLQQLNAQREFGFLCDCTVAIGDVYFKAHKSVLASFSNYFKMLFVHQTSECVRLKPTDIQPDIFSYLLHLMYTGKMAPQLIDPVRLEQGIKFLHAYPLIQEASLASQGAFSHPDQVFPLASSLYGIQIADHQLRQATKIASAPEKLGREPRPQASRMSQEQVPEASQLSQLPSNLTQVNRTHMTPSDPLQTSLSPDLVSTPVPPPPPGEETNLEASSSDEQPAPLTIAHVKPSIMKRNGSFPKYYACHLCGRRFTLRSSLREHLQIHTGVPFTASQPGESRVPLSLCSNTADLGKDAMEVPEAGMISDSELRHISDSPIIDGQPHSETPPPSDIADIDNLEQADQEREVKRRKYECTICGRKFIQKSHWREHMYIHTGKPFKCSTCDKSFCRANQAARHVCLNQSIDTYTMVDKQTLELCTFEEGSQMDNMLVQTNKPYKCNLCDKTFSTPNEVVKHSCQNQNSDVFALDEGRSILLGSGDSEVTEPDRPVLASIKKEQETVLLD; via the exons atggatttggcCAACCATGGACTTATTCTTCTGCAACAGTTAAACGCTCAGCGAGAGTTTGGTTTCCTGTGTGACTGCACGGTTGCCATCGGCGATGTGTACTTCAAGGCACACAAATCAGTTCTTGCTTCATTCTCCAATTACTTTAAGATGTTGTTTGTCCATCAGACCAG TGAGTGTGTCCGTTTGAAACCCACTGACATCCAGCCCGACATCTTCAGCTACCTCCTGCATCTGATGTACACAGGGAAGATGGCCCCTCAGCTGATCGACCCGGTGCGGTTAGAGCAGGGGATCAAGTTTCTCCACGCTTACCCGCTGATCCAGGAGGCCAGCCTGGCCAGTCAAGGAGCCTTTTCTCATCCTGACCAGGTCTTTCCGCTGGCGTCTTCCTTGTATGGCATTCAGATTGCAGACCATCAGTTGAGGCAAGCCACCAAGATTGCTTCAGCGCCGGAGAAACTGGGCCGAGAGCCACGGCCACAGGCGTCCAGGATGAGCCAGGAGCAGGTGCCTGAGGCCTCCCAGCTCTCCCAGCTGCCCTCGAACCTGACCCAGGTGAATCGGACACACATGACCCCCTCGGACCCGCTGCAGACCTCACTGTCGCCCGACCTCGTCTCCACTCCtgttcctcccccgccccccggggAGGAGACCAACCTGGAAGCCTCTTCCTCGGACGAGCAGCCTGCGCCCCTCACCATAGCCCACGTCAAGCCCAGCATCATGAAGAGGAACGGAAGCTTCCCCAAGTACTACGCCTGCCACCTGTGTGGGCGGCGCTTCACCCTCCGGAGCAGTTTGCGGGAGCACCTCCAGATTCACACGGGGGTCCCCTTCACAGCCAGCCAGCCCGGAGAGAGCCGCGTGCCCCTGTCTCTCTGCAGCAACACGGCGGACCTAGGAAAAGACGCCATGGAGGTGCCTGAAGCGGGGATGATCAGCGACAGCGAGCTGCGGCACATCTCGGACTCGCCCATCATCGACGGGCAGCCGCACTCGGAGACGCCGCCGCCCTCAGACATCGCGGACATTGACAACCTGGAGCAGGCCGACCAGGAGAGGGAGGTCAAGAGGCGCAAGTACGAGTGCACGATCTGCGGTCGCAAGTTCATCCAGAAGAGCCACTGGCGGGagcacatgtacatacacaccgGGAAGCCTTTCAAATGCAGCACTTGTGACAAGAGCTTCTGCAGGGCCAACCAGGCTGCCCGGCACGTGTGCCTCAACCAGAGCATCGACACGTACACCATGGTGGACAAACAGACTCTGGAACTCTGCACCTTTGAGGAAGGCAGTCAGATGGACAACATGTTGGTACAGACGAACAAACCCTACAAATGCAACCTGTGTGACAAAACGTTCTCAACTCCCAATGAGGTTGTTAAACATTCATGCCAAAACCAGAACTCAGACGTTTTCGCCCTAGACGAGGGGCGGTCCATTCTCCTGGGCAGTGGGGACTCTGAAGTGACGGAGCCCGACCGCCCAGTGTTAGCTTCCATCAAAAAGGAGCAGGAAACAGTGTTGTTAGACTGA
- the ZBTB2 gene encoding zinc finger and BTB domain-containing protein 2 isoform X2 has protein sequence MYTGKMAPQLIDPVRLEQGIKFLHAYPLIQEASLASQGAFSHPDQVFPLASSLYGIQIADHQLRQATKIASAPEKLGREPRPQASRMSQEQVPEASQLSQLPSNLTQVNRTHMTPSDPLQTSLSPDLVSTPVPPPPPGEETNLEASSSDEQPAPLTIAHVKPSIMKRNGSFPKYYACHLCGRRFTLRSSLREHLQIHTGVPFTASQPGESRVPLSLCSNTADLGKDAMEVPEAGMISDSELRHISDSPIIDGQPHSETPPPSDIADIDNLEQADQEREVKRRKYECTICGRKFIQKSHWREHMYIHTGKPFKCSTCDKSFCRANQAARHVCLNQSIDTYTMVDKQTLELCTFEEGSQMDNMLVQTNKPYKCNLCDKTFSTPNEVVKHSCQNQNSDVFALDEGRSILLGSGDSEVTEPDRPVLASIKKEQETVLLD, from the coding sequence ATGTACACAGGGAAGATGGCCCCTCAGCTGATCGACCCGGTGCGGTTAGAGCAGGGGATCAAGTTTCTCCACGCTTACCCGCTGATCCAGGAGGCCAGCCTGGCCAGTCAAGGAGCCTTTTCTCATCCTGACCAGGTCTTTCCGCTGGCGTCTTCCTTGTATGGCATTCAGATTGCAGACCATCAGTTGAGGCAAGCCACCAAGATTGCTTCAGCGCCGGAGAAACTGGGCCGAGAGCCACGGCCACAGGCGTCCAGGATGAGCCAGGAGCAGGTGCCTGAGGCCTCCCAGCTCTCCCAGCTGCCCTCGAACCTGACCCAGGTGAATCGGACACACATGACCCCCTCGGACCCGCTGCAGACCTCACTGTCGCCCGACCTCGTCTCCACTCCtgttcctcccccgccccccggggAGGAGACCAACCTGGAAGCCTCTTCCTCGGACGAGCAGCCTGCGCCCCTCACCATAGCCCACGTCAAGCCCAGCATCATGAAGAGGAACGGAAGCTTCCCCAAGTACTACGCCTGCCACCTGTGTGGGCGGCGCTTCACCCTCCGGAGCAGTTTGCGGGAGCACCTCCAGATTCACACGGGGGTCCCCTTCACAGCCAGCCAGCCCGGAGAGAGCCGCGTGCCCCTGTCTCTCTGCAGCAACACGGCGGACCTAGGAAAAGACGCCATGGAGGTGCCTGAAGCGGGGATGATCAGCGACAGCGAGCTGCGGCACATCTCGGACTCGCCCATCATCGACGGGCAGCCGCACTCGGAGACGCCGCCGCCCTCAGACATCGCGGACATTGACAACCTGGAGCAGGCCGACCAGGAGAGGGAGGTCAAGAGGCGCAAGTACGAGTGCACGATCTGCGGTCGCAAGTTCATCCAGAAGAGCCACTGGCGGGagcacatgtacatacacaccgGGAAGCCTTTCAAATGCAGCACTTGTGACAAGAGCTTCTGCAGGGCCAACCAGGCTGCCCGGCACGTGTGCCTCAACCAGAGCATCGACACGTACACCATGGTGGACAAACAGACTCTGGAACTCTGCACCTTTGAGGAAGGCAGTCAGATGGACAACATGTTGGTACAGACGAACAAACCCTACAAATGCAACCTGTGTGACAAAACGTTCTCAACTCCCAATGAGGTTGTTAAACATTCATGCCAAAACCAGAACTCAGACGTTTTCGCCCTAGACGAGGGGCGGTCCATTCTCCTGGGCAGTGGGGACTCTGAAGTGACGGAGCCCGACCGCCCAGTGTTAGCTTCCATCAAAAAGGAGCAGGAAACAGTGTTGTTAGACTGA